Part of the Paenibacillus kyungheensis genome, CATCAACCACACCCAAGTTCGGAGTGATTGTTGTAAAATGGTATGCGCCAATTTTGGGCTGAGCAGCAGATACTACAGATAACAGTGTAGATTTACCTACACTTGGAAAACCAACTAACCCTACATCAGCCATTACTTTAAGTTCAAGTACGATATAACGTTCTTGTCCTTCTTCACCATTTTCAGCGATTTGAGGAGCTGTATTCGCTGCTGTAGCAAAACGAACGTTACCACGTCCGCCACGTCCACCTTTAGCAATAACGATCTCTTGACCGTGACGAGTCAAATCTGCAATCACTTCGCCTGTATCATCATTCAAAATCACTGTACCTGGAGGAATACGAACAATCGTATGTTCTGCATTCGCACCATGCTGACTTTTATTACGACCTTTAACGCCACGTTCGCCTTTGAAATGACGTTGGTACCGGAAATCCATCAATGTTCGCAAACCTTCATCTACACGAAAAATGACATCTCCACCACGTCCACCGTCGCCACCTGCCGGGCCGCCGTTAGGTACATATTTTTCACGACGGAAAGAGATAATACCATCTCCACCGTCACCGCCTTTTACATAAATCTTCGCTTTATCTACAAACATGATTACACCTCTAATTTTTAGAATCCACTAACACTTGCAGAGAAATGGAGGCAGGATCTTCTTCCGTTCGAGTTGCTGTGATCTGGGTGTCTTGAACAATCAAATCAATAGCTTCCCATACTCCATCAGGATTAGGATACTCTTCTTCTGGCTCAAATATAAAATGAACTGCTCCTTCATATTCGCTCACCATCAGAAATAGTGTGGGGCACTCACCCCAGGACGATCCACCAAATTGCTCATATGCAGAGACCGTCTCTTTGATGACTCGGGTCAATTCCTCACTCTGTTCCGTTCCCAATCGATCTGCAAGCGTGATTCCGTCATTTAATTCAACTTCTAATTGAATCGAACGATTCACCGCTTTAAAAGATTGTAAATAAAAAACAAGGGAATGAATACCCAGTTTGGAAACGCGACTCTCTGCTAGCATTTGCTCTTTAATTCTTTCAACACATTCGACTTGCTTATCACGTTTGCCTAATTGAACATAACCGTACAATAATTGGAGTTCATTCATCCAGTCATGCCGATGATGGCTTAAAGCATCAACTGCTACTGCATAGACTTCATCTAATTCTGTATGAGCTTGGTCAATGACTGCACGTTGTTTTTGATGTTCTGCTTGATACTGTTTCTTTTTCACAGCCATTTTGGATTGTCCGTTATGGTATTCTCCAAGTTGCACTTGCTCACGCTTTTCATAAAAACGACGTGTATATTGTACACCTTTTGCATAGGCTGCAACAATCCAGATGCCGAGTACAATGTAAGCAATCCAAGATTGCGTCCAATAAGCAATAATTAATGGGATGATAATAGAAATAAGTAAAAGCGTGGGTACTTGATTGGATTGCTTCATGGTTTCTCTCCATTCTTTCAATGGCTTTTTAACCAAGAACAAGTATAACATATAGCGCAGAATTTTATGACATTATTATACTAAAAATTACGTTAACGTCCAACTTATATGCAAATATAATAAGCCCCCGGCACATCAAGTACCGGAGGCTTATCTAATCTAACCTATCAGGTTTATGATTAATTTTCGATTGCTGCTGCTACTGGTGCAACGTCAACCGGGTAGACGCTCACTTTTTTACGGTCGCGGCCCCAACGTTCGAATTTAACAACGCCGTCCACTTTTGCAAATAGTGTATCGTCTTTACCGATGCCTACATTAGTTCCTGGGTGAATTTTTGTACCGCGTTGACGGAACAAAATATTACCACCAGTTACGAATTGTCCATCAGCACGTTTTGCTCCCAAACGTTTGGAGTGAGAATCACGTCCGTTTTTTGTGGAACCTACACCTTTTTTCGATGCGAATAACTGCAAATTAATTTTTAACATGTGGTCTACCTCCTTCTTACGAGATTGTGACTTGCTTTATTTTTATATACTTATCATATTCATCTTCAATTCCAATAAGAATAACCTGCATAGATTCAAGTAACAGTTGAATCTGTTCCACATTTGCATTTTCCGAAAGCTTCGGTAAACGCGCACTTAGAAACCCGTCTTTCATTCTTGATTTCATGACTACTCCTGTTAAAGCTTCAACTGAGTTCACTGTTCCGATTGTTATAGCGGAAACAGCAGCACAGACAATATCTTCACCAGGATCGGCATAACCGGCATGTCCTCGGGATGAAAAACCATCAATCGTACCATCTGGTCTACGTTCGATTCGCACGATAATCAATTACCGCA contains:
- a CDS encoding Spo0B domain-containing protein, encoding MKQSNQVPTLLLISIIIPLIIAYWTQSWIAYIVLGIWIVAAYAKGVQYTRRFYEKREQVQLGEYHNGQSKMAVKKKQYQAEHQKQRAVIDQAHTELDEVYAVAVDALSHHRHDWMNELQLLYGYVQLGKRDKQVECVERIKEQMLAESRVSKLGIHSLVFYLQSFKAVNRSIQLEVELNDGITLADRLGTEQSEELTRVIKETVSAYEQFGGSSWGECPTLFLMVSEYEGAVHFIFEPEEEYPNPDGVWEAIDLIVQDTQITATRTEEDPASISLQVLVDSKN
- the rpmA gene encoding 50S ribosomal protein L27, with protein sequence MLKINLQLFASKKGVGSTKNGRDSHSKRLGAKRADGQFVTGGNILFRQRGTKIHPGTNVGIGKDDTLFAKVDGVVKFERWGRDRKKVSVYPVDVAPVAAAIEN
- a CDS encoding ribosomal-processing cysteine protease Prp gives rise to the protein MIIVRIERRPDGTIDGFSSRGHAGYADPGEDIVCAAVSAITIGTVNSVEALTGVVMKSRMKDGFLSARLPKLSENANVEQIQLLLESMQVILIGIEDEYDKYIKIKQVTIS